ATCTCCAGAGCTATGATCCTCAATGGTAAGTTCTTCATAGCTCCCATTTCCTGACAGGGTTACAAGATTGGTCCGGAATGCAACATCGGTTTCCGTAAGCTCAATTCCCATACTCGCTGCTTCCAGCGGTGATCTTCCTGTGTGATAGACCGCCGGGTCATATCCCATAACGGATAGGTTTGCCGCATCACTGCCTGGAGCAATTCCAGGCGGTATGGTCCTGACAAGACCGACCATGCCTTTCTGCGCCAATTGCGTTATATTTTGCATTTTTGCTGCCTGCAAGGGTGTCCGGTTGCCCAGCATGGCAATTTCCTCATCCCCCGCTCCGTCTGGCACCAAAACCAGGTATTTCATAACCGATCTCCTTATAAAATAGAAATGCTTTCTTAATCCCTGTCTCCATGATACCATAAGAAAGCATCTCATTTGTGATAAAATTGTAATTTTCGACAATTAATTCTTACTTGCTGTTCTCAGCCTCGAACTTTTTCATAAAAGCAATCAAAGTGTCTACCCCAGACATGGGCATAGCATTATAGATGCTTGCTCTCATGCCGCCGATGGAACGGTGGCCTCCCAGATTATGGAGTCCCGCTGCTTTAGCTTCCTTTGTAAATTTCTTATCCAGTGTCTCATCACCTGTAATAAAGACAACATTCATAAGAGATCTGTCTTGCACCTCAACAGGGCAGCTGTATAGTTTGCTGTTATCAATATAGTCATAAAGTTTCTTCGCTTTCTGTCTATTGATCCTTTCCAGCGCAGGAACTCCGCCCAGATTTTTGATATGCTTAAAGATCTCTCCCGCCATATAAATCCCGAAAGTTGGTGGGGTATTGTACATGGATTCATTGTTTACGTGAATTTTATAATCCAGATAAATTGGTGCATTTTTCGGAGCAAAACCGATGAGATCATCACGGATGATTACAATAACTACTCCTGCCGGCCCGATATTCTTTTGTGCTCCCGCATAGATCAGTCCGAATTTTGATACGTCAACTTCGTCAGAAAGAATGCAAGACGAAAGATCAGCAACAAGTGGAATATCTCCTGTATCGGGAATGTACGGATATCTCGTGCCATAAATTGTATTATTTAATGTTATATGCACATAGTCCGCATCCGGTGTAAATTCTTCTTTTTTCACTTCAGGGATATAGGTGAAATTGCTTTCTTCCGAGGAAGCGACGGCTTTGATTTCCCCAAATTTTTGTGCTTCTTCATATGCCTTTTTTGCCCAGGCTCCCGTTATAATATAATCGGCTTTCTTGGATTTACGAAGCAGATTGATGGGAATCATGGAAAACTGTAAGGTTGCACCGCCTTGAAGGAACATCACCTTATAATTATCAGGGATATTCATAATATCTCTGAGGTTTTTCTCAGCGGAATGAAGAATTTCTTCAAACTCTGCGGAACGATGGCTCATTTCCATAACGGACATACCGCATCCATTGTAATTTGTTAGTTGTTCTGCTGCTTGCTCCATGACCTCTAAGGGAAGCATGGAGGGTCCAGCCGAAAAGTTGTAAACTCTTTCTTTCTGACTCATTTTCATCCTCCTATACGCTCGCCTAATTTACGAAGAAAATTGTCGGCGAATCCTATGCTCAAAAAAATCAAATAATTGATTTTTAGATTTACATTGCGATAAATAATGTATAATTATATCACTTTACGTACCGTCAGTAAAGTGATATAATTCTACCTAATACTTATAGAAAAAAGCAATACTAATAAAATTTTTGAATCAGGAGAGTTGGAGAAAATGTACAAAATAGCAACCTTGAATAAGATCTCAAGTAAAGGGCTGGAACGGTTCAGTGATCGATATACCGTAAGCGACAATACGTCTGACGCACAAGGAATTCTTCTCAGAAGTCAGGATATGCATTCCATGGCACTGCCGGAGTCACTGCTTGCAATTGCAAGAGCCGGAGCAGGAGTGAATAATATTCCAGTTGACGCATGCTCAAAAAAAGGGATTGTTGTTTTTAACACCCCCGGAGCCAACGCCAACGCGGTAAAGGAACTCGTATTGACCGGAATTCTCATGTCTGCAAGAAATGTCTCCAGCGCCATTGCCTGGACAAAAACTTTGACCGAAGATATTTCCAAGACTGTTGAAAAGAACAAATCCCAGTTTGCAGGCCATGAAATCAAAGGAAAAGTCCTTGGCGTTGTCGGCCTTGGAGCCATTGGGGTTATGGTTGCCAATGCTGCCGAAAGTCTCGGAATGCATGTAATCGGCTACGATCCATATATGTCGATCCAGTCTGCACACGAATTATCCCGCACGGTAGAGGTATCCGAGTCTCTTGATCTCCTTCTTCCTAAATGTGATTATATCACAATCCATGTGCCATTCATGGAAAATACAAAGGAGCTGATCAACGAAAAGCGCTTCAGCCTCATGAAAGACGGTGTATGCCTTCTGAACTTCTCAAGAGACCAGATTGTCAGTGAAGCGGACATCCTGAACGCACTGGAAACAGGTAAAGTACGTAAATATGTTACTGACTTCCCGTCGGAGAAGTTCCTCTGTAATGACAAAGCGATCTGCATCCCTCATCTGGGCGCTTCCACAAAGGAATCCGAAGAGAACTGCGCAAGAATGGCGGTTGATCAGATGATGGACTATCTGGAAAACGGAAACATCACCAATTCCGTCAACTTTCCCAATTGCTCGCTGGGAATCAGCACTTCCATGAACCGAATTGCTGTACTCAATAAGAATGTACCTGCAATGCTCGGAAAAATTACAGGAATTCTTGCTGATATGAATATCAATATCAGCGATCTAAACAACAGAAGCAAGGGTGAGTTAGCTTATACACTCATTGATATTGACTCCGAGGTAGATGAAGTGGCTCTGAAGCAGGCGCTGAATGTCAACGGAATCATCTCCGTAAGAGTCATCTGATACGATTTTAATTAGATATCGTTTTCAAATAGATCTATGTTTTTATGTGAAAGCAGTATCAGAGACGAAATAAGAGAACTTATAACGGAGCCGCCTGTCAGCATTACAA
This genomic window from Clostridiales bacterium contains:
- the serC gene encoding 3-phosphoserine/phosphohydroxythreonine transaminase; protein product: MSQKERVYNFSAGPSMLPLEVMEQAAEQLTNYNGCGMSVMEMSHRSAEFEEILHSAEKNLRDIMNIPDNYKVMFLQGGATLQFSMIPINLLRKSKKADYIITGAWAKKAYEEAQKFGEIKAVASSEESNFTYIPEVKKEEFTPDADYVHITLNNTIYGTRYPYIPDTGDIPLVADLSSCILSDEVDVSKFGLIYAGAQKNIGPAGVVIVIIRDDLIGFAPKNAPIYLDYKIHVNNESMYNTPPTFGIYMAGEIFKHIKNLGGVPALERINRQKAKKLYDYIDNSKLYSCPVEVQDRSLMNVVFITGDETLDKKFTKEAKAAGLHNLGGHRSIGGMRASIYNAMPMSGVDTLIAFMKKFEAENSK
- a CDS encoding 3-phosphoglycerate dehydrogenase, with translation MYKIATLNKISSKGLERFSDRYTVSDNTSDAQGILLRSQDMHSMALPESLLAIARAGAGVNNIPVDACSKKGIVVFNTPGANANAVKELVLTGILMSARNVSSAIAWTKTLTEDISKTVEKNKSQFAGHEIKGKVLGVVGLGAIGVMVANAAESLGMHVIGYDPYMSIQSAHELSRTVEVSESLDLLLPKCDYITIHVPFMENTKELINEKRFSLMKDGVCLLNFSRDQIVSEADILNALETGKVRKYVTDFPSEKFLCNDKAICIPHLGASTKESEENCARMAVDQMMDYLENGNITNSVNFPNCSLGISTSMNRIAVLNKNVPAMLGKITGILADMNINISDLNNRSKGELAYTLIDIDSEVDEVALKQALNVNGIISVRVI